Proteins encoded within one genomic window of Bacteroides sedimenti:
- the ilvB gene encoding biosynthetic-type acetolactate synthase large subunit yields the protein MDKQLVTGSEALIRSLLKEGVDTIFGYPGGAIMPVYDCLYDHKHELNHVLVRHEQGAAHAAQGYARVSGKVGVCIVTSGPGATNTITGIGDAMLDSTPMVVIAGQVGAALLGTDAFQEIDLVSLTQPITKWSYQIRHADDIPWAVARAFYIARSGRPGPVVLDFAKNAQLAKVEYEPQTINFIRSYQPYLDIDEEAVCAAAQLINFAKKPLALVGQGVELGDAQKELLEFLEKADIPAGKTLLGLSALPTAHPLNKGMLGMHGNLGPNVKTNECDVLIAIGMRFDDRVTGDLHTYAKQAKVIHFDIDPAEINKNVKTTVAVVGNCKETLAAVTAHLKENKHTEWIESFKESEETEYNSVIQGELNPVEGPITMGEVVNRISVATNHEAVLVTDVGQNQMMAARYFQFTKNRSIVTSGGLGTMGFGLPASIGASFGAPDRTICLFCGDGGIQMNIQELGTIMESGATVKIILLNNSYLGMVRQWQELFFHERYSSTPMKNPDYMKIASAYGIKSRAVHLREELGEAIQEMLNAEGSFLLEVGVIEKGMVYPMTPAGATVTNMLLGY from the coding sequence ATGGATAAACAACTGGTTACAGGTTCGGAGGCATTAATCCGTTCGTTGTTAAAGGAGGGAGTAGATACTATATTTGGCTATCCCGGAGGGGCTATCATGCCTGTATACGACTGTCTGTACGACCACAAGCATGAGTTGAATCATGTACTTGTTCGTCATGAACAAGGGGCTGCCCATGCCGCTCAGGGTTATGCAAGAGTTTCCGGAAAAGTAGGTGTGTGTATTGTTACCAGCGGTCCCGGAGCTACGAATACCATTACCGGTATTGGAGATGCCATGCTAGATAGTACACCTATGGTAGTAATAGCCGGACAGGTGGGAGCCGCGTTGCTGGGTACGGATGCCTTTCAGGAAATAGACTTGGTCAGCCTAACACAACCTATCACCAAATGGAGCTACCAGATACGGCATGCAGATGATATCCCCTGGGCAGTAGCCCGCGCATTTTATATTGCCCGCAGTGGACGCCCCGGACCGGTAGTGCTCGATTTTGCCAAAAATGCACAACTGGCAAAGGTGGAATACGAGCCTCAGACAATAAACTTTATCCGCAGTTATCAGCCCTATCTCGATATTGATGAAGAGGCTGTATGTGCTGCCGCACAATTGATAAATTTTGCCAAGAAACCTCTTGCACTGGTAGGACAGGGAGTGGAACTGGGCGATGCACAGAAAGAACTTTTGGAGTTCCTTGAAAAAGCAGATATCCCTGCCGGAAAAACATTGTTGGGATTATCGGCATTACCTACTGCTCATCCATTGAATAAAGGGATGCTGGGAATGCACGGAAACCTGGGACCGAACGTGAAGACAAATGAATGCGACGTGCTGATTGCCATCGGTATGCGTTTTGACGACCGGGTAACCGGCGACTTGCACACCTATGCCAAACAGGCAAAAGTGATTCATTTTGATATCGACCCGGCCGAAATTAACAAGAATGTAAAAACTACCGTTGCAGTGGTGGGCAATTGCAAAGAGACTCTTGCTGCAGTAACGGCACATCTGAAAGAGAATAAGCACACCGAATGGATTGAAAGCTTTAAAGAAAGCGAAGAGACTGAATACAACTCTGTTATCCAAGGAGAACTGAATCCTGTTGAAGGACCAATCACTATGGGAGAGGTGGTGAACCGGATTTCCGTTGCCACCAATCACGAAGCAGTGCTGGTAACCGATGTAGGTCAGAACCAAATGATGGCTGCTCGCTATTTCCAGTTTACAAAGAACCGCAGTATCGTAACTTCGGGCGGATTGGGAACCATGGGCTTCGGACTTCCGGCTTCAATCGGAGCGTCGTTTGGTGCACCCGATCGCACAATCTGTCTTTTCTGCGGTGACGGAGGAATACAGATGAACATTCAGGAGCTGGGAACCATCATGGAGTCGGGCGCAACGGTTAAGATAATCCTGTTGAACAACAGCTATCTGGGTATGGTTCGTCAGTGGCAGGAACTTTTCTTCCACGAGCGCTACTCGTCCACTCCGATGAAGAACCCCGATTATATGAAGATTGCTTCGGCATACGGCATAAAGAGCCGCGCCGTTCACTTGCGCGAGGAACTCGGTGAGGCTATCCAAGAGATGCTAAATGCTGAAGGCTCCTTCCTGCTCGAGGTCGGTGTTATAGAAAAAGGGATGGTTTACCCGATGACACCAGCCGGTGCAACGGTAACCAACATGTTGTTGGGATACTAA
- the ilvN gene encoding acetolactate synthase small subunit: MNKKLYTINVYSENVAGVLNQVTTIFTRRQLNIETLSVSASSIQGIHKYTITVYTDAATIEKVTKQIEKRIDVMQAHYYTDDQIIFQEVALYKVPAVSLLGSNKVEKLVRKHNARILEVNQTYAVIELTGHPDDTQALYDELMPMGLWQFVRSGRIAITKSPVERLSNFLALIESRKGKNGAE, from the coding sequence ATGAACAAGAAATTATATACAATCAACGTTTACTCAGAGAATGTAGCGGGGGTGTTGAATCAGGTCACAACCATATTCACACGTCGGCAGCTCAATATCGAAACTTTAAGTGTGTCGGCCTCTTCCATTCAGGGAATTCACAAATATACCATTACAGTATATACGGATGCCGCAACAATTGAGAAGGTTACCAAACAGATAGAGAAACGCATTGATGTGATGCAGGCTCATTATTATACCGATGATCAGATTATCTTTCAGGAGGTGGCGCTTTACAAAGTACCTGCGGTGAGTCTGTTGGGAAGTAACAAAGTTGAAAAACTGGTTCGTAAGCATAATGCCCGCATTCTGGAGGTAAACCAAACCTATGCAGTTATTGAACTTACCGGTCATCCTGACGATACGCAAGCGTTGTACGATGAACTTATGCCGATGGGATTGTGGCAGTTTGTCCGCTCCGGACGCATTGCAATCACCAAGAGCCCGGTAGAACGATTGAGTAATTTTCTGGCTTTGATAGAAAGCAGAAAGGGAAAAAATGGAGCAGAATAG
- a CDS encoding acyl-[acyl-carrier-protein] thioesterase has product MEQNRVGHYKFVAEPFHVDFTGRLTMGVLGNHLLNCAGFHATERGFGMASLNEANYTWVLSRLAVELEDMPRQYEDFSIQTWVENVYRLFTDRNFAILDKKGNTIGYARSVWAMINMNTRKPADLLSLHGGGITDYICQKECPIDKPSRIKVDDCEPDAVYNAKYSDIDINGHVNSIKYIEHVLDLFPINMYKEKRIKRFEVAYVAESYYGDILSFYKQEINENEFHIEVKKNSGEVVCRSKMIFIN; this is encoded by the coding sequence ATGGAGCAGAATAGGGTAGGTCATTACAAATTCGTGGCAGAGCCTTTCCATGTAGACTTTACAGGTCGTCTTACCATGGGGGTGCTGGGAAACCACCTACTTAACTGCGCAGGTTTTCATGCCACCGAAAGAGGATTCGGCATGGCTTCGCTAAATGAGGCCAATTATACTTGGGTACTTTCCCGTCTGGCTGTTGAACTTGAAGATATGCCCCGCCAGTACGAAGACTTCAGCATCCAAACATGGGTGGAGAATGTGTACCGACTCTTTACGGACCGCAATTTTGCCATACTCGACAAAAAGGGGAACACCATAGGATATGCGCGGTCGGTGTGGGCCATGATTAACATGAACACCCGCAAACCGGCCGATTTGCTCTCCCTGCACGGAGGAGGCATTACCGACTACATCTGCCAGAAGGAGTGTCCCATAGACAAACCAAGCAGAATCAAGGTGGACGATTGTGAACCCGATGCGGTGTATAACGCAAAGTACAGCGATATAGACATTAACGGACATGTGAACAGCATTAAATATATTGAGCATGTACTCGACCTCTTTCCGATAAATATGTACAAGGAGAAGCGGATTAAACGTTTTGAGGTGGCATACGTTGCGGAGAGTTATTACGGAGATATTCTCTCGTTCTATAAGCAAGAGATAAACGAAAACGAATTTCATATTGAGGTAAAAAAGAATAGCGGCGAAGTGGTTTGCCGCAGTAAAATGATTTTTATTAATTAG
- the ilvC gene encoding ketol-acid reductoisomerase — MAQMNFGGVTENVVTRDEFPLEKAREVLKDEVIAVIGYGVQGPGQALNLRDNGFNVIIGQRKGGKTWEKAVADGWVPGETLFEIDEACQRGTIIQYLLSDAAQIEVWPTVKKNLTAGKALYFSHGFGITYKERTGIVPPADVDVILVAPKGSGTSLRTMFLEGRGLNSSYAIFQDATGNAFNRVVSLGIGVGSGYLFETTFQREVYSDLTGERGTLMGAIQGLLLAQYEVLRENGHTPSEAFNETVEELTQSLMPLFAKNGMDWMYANCSTTAQRGALDWMGPFHDATKPVFEKLYSEVKCGNEAQRSIDTNSKPDYREGLEAELKALRESEMWQAGAVVRKLRPENN, encoded by the coding sequence ATGGCACAGATGAATTTTGGCGGCGTTACTGAAAATGTAGTAACCCGCGACGAATTTCCATTGGAAAAGGCACGTGAAGTATTGAAAGATGAAGTTATCGCAGTAATTGGCTACGGTGTTCAGGGGCCGGGTCAGGCACTGAACCTGAGAGATAATGGCTTTAATGTAATCATTGGTCAGCGTAAAGGCGGAAAAACATGGGAAAAAGCAGTAGCTGACGGATGGGTTCCGGGCGAAACTCTGTTCGAAATTGACGAAGCTTGCCAACGTGGTACTATCATTCAGTATCTTCTTTCGGATGCTGCTCAGATTGAAGTATGGCCAACAGTGAAGAAGAACCTTACAGCTGGTAAAGCTCTTTACTTCTCTCACGGTTTTGGTATCACTTACAAGGAAAGAACAGGCATCGTTCCTCCTGCAGATGTTGACGTAATTCTCGTTGCTCCTAAAGGTTCGGGTACTTCTCTTCGTACCATGTTCCTCGAAGGCCGTGGCTTGAACTCTTCTTATGCAATCTTCCAGGATGCAACAGGCAACGCATTCAACCGCGTAGTGTCATTGGGTATCGGCGTAGGTTCAGGTTATCTGTTCGAAACAACATTCCAACGCGAAGTTTACTCTGACCTTACCGGCGAACGCGGTACTTTGATGGGAGCCATCCAGGGATTGTTGCTTGCACAGTACGAAGTGTTGCGCGAAAACGGACACACTCCATCCGAAGCATTCAACGAAACTGTAGAAGAGCTGACTCAATCATTGATGCCTCTGTTTGCTAAGAACGGTATGGACTGGATGTACGCTAACTGCTCTACAACTGCTCAACGTGGTGCTCTCGACTGGATGGGCCCATTCCACGATGCAACTAAACCTGTATTCGAAAAGCTGTATTCGGAAGTTAAGTGCGGAAACGAAGCTCAACGCTCAATCGACACTAACTCTAAACCTGACTACCGTGAAGGTCTGGAAGCAGAACTGAAAGCACTTCGTGAAAGCGAAATGTGGCAGGCCGGTGCAGTTGTACGTAAACTGCGTCCTGAAAACAACTAA
- a CDS encoding sugar kinase, which yields MANRIVTFGEVLLRLSPRDYLRFSQANEFIATYGGSEANVAVSLASFGLESDFVTRLPQNDIAEACVKELRSHNVGTNKIVYGGERLGIYFLENGAVARQSKVVYDRADSSFATLQPGMIDWKEVLKDAKWFHWSGVAAAVSQGAADACLEGIKVADSMGLTISCDLNYRKNLWKYGKTPEEVMLPMVQYSDVIFGSEPEYEKVLDITPVGFKAVTANEEMNLEGFKSVGEKVMERVPRCKKMFLELRNSINANHNTIAGIAYSNNSLKYSRIYDITHNVDRVGVGDAFCGGMIYGLIAYPEDDQKALDFAIAASCLKNTISGDFNLITVSEVENLMKGDGSGRVSR from the coding sequence ATGGCAAATAGAATTGTTACGTTCGGTGAGGTTCTGCTTCGTCTGAGCCCACGCGACTATTTAAGATTTTCGCAGGCAAATGAATTTATTGCAACATACGGTGGAAGCGAGGCTAATGTCGCTGTTTCGCTGGCAAGCTTTGGTTTGGAATCGGATTTTGTTACCCGCCTTCCGCAAAATGATATTGCAGAGGCCTGCGTTAAGGAACTTCGTTCACACAATGTAGGTACTAATAAGATTGTTTACGGAGGAGAGCGACTGGGTATTTATTTTCTTGAAAACGGAGCTGTAGCCCGCCAGTCGAAGGTGGTTTACGACCGTGCCGATTCATCCTTCGCCACCCTTCAGCCAGGAATGATTGACTGGAAGGAAGTACTAAAAGACGCCAAATGGTTTCACTGGTCGGGAGTTGCAGCGGCTGTTTCGCAAGGGGCAGCAGATGCTTGCCTGGAAGGAATTAAGGTTGCCGACAGCATGGGGCTCACCATCTCTTGTGATTTGAATTACCGGAAGAATCTGTGGAAATACGGCAAGACTCCCGAGGAAGTTATGCTTCCTATGGTGCAGTACAGCGATGTAATCTTTGGCAGTGAACCTGAATATGAAAAAGTTCTGGATATTACCCCGGTAGGTTTCAAAGCGGTAACGGCAAATGAGGAAATGAATCTGGAAGGATTTAAATCGGTAGGCGAAAAGGTAATGGAGCGTGTACCACGCTGCAAGAAGATGTTCCTCGAGCTGCGTAACTCTATCAATGCCAACCACAACACGATAGCCGGCATTGCCTATTCCAATAATTCGCTAAAGTACTCCCGGATATACGATATTACTCACAATGTAGACCGTGTTGGCGTAGGTGATGCATTTTGCGGTGGCATGATTTACGGATTAATTGCATACCCCGAAGATGACCAGAAAGCGCTTGACTTTGCAATTGCTGCCTCGTGCCTGAAAAACACCATCAGCGGGGATTTTAACCTGATAACTGTTTCCGAGGTTGAAAATCTGATGAAGGGTGACGGCTCCGGTCGTGTATCACGTTAA
- a CDS encoding acyltransferase family protein, which yields MNYISSSSFTDTKSHYEILDGLRGVAAVIVVLFHILETFTGGDHSKQIINHGYMAVDFFFVLSGFVIGYAYDDRWGKMSLKGFFKRRIIRLHPMIIAGMVIGAIFFYFQDCSAFPFINETPVWKMILVMLIGFTLIPVPTSMDIRGWGEMHPLNGPAWSLFFEYIANILYALFVRKFSNKMLSILVFIAGCALIHLAVTSPNGDIIGGWSIEPTQLRIGFTRLLYPFFAGLLLSRICKPERINHAFFWCSVLLITVLSMPRVGGDQLWINGLYDSLCIIFIFPFIVYLGASGTVKGKYSSKICKFLGDISYPIYIIHYPFIYMFTSWVMKNNITTLKEAFPIALFILLSTIILSYLCVRLYDVPIRKWLMARFMKSSAK from the coding sequence ATGAATTACATTTCTTCATCTTCGTTTACAGACACAAAAAGCCACTACGAAATACTGGACGGATTACGTGGCGTTGCAGCAGTAATAGTTGTTCTGTTTCACATTCTTGAAACTTTTACAGGTGGTGATCACTCAAAACAAATCATAAATCATGGTTACATGGCAGTAGACTTTTTCTTTGTTCTTTCTGGCTTTGTTATTGGCTATGCTTATGATGACCGTTGGGGCAAAATGAGTCTGAAAGGGTTCTTTAAACGTCGTATTATCCGACTTCATCCCATGATTATAGCAGGTATGGTTATAGGTGCAATTTTCTTCTACTTCCAGGACTGTTCCGCTTTTCCATTTATTAATGAAACTCCGGTTTGGAAAATGATTCTCGTTATGCTGATTGGCTTTACATTGATTCCAGTTCCTACATCAATGGATATCCGTGGCTGGGGAGAAATGCATCCTCTTAACGGACCAGCCTGGTCACTTTTCTTTGAATACATAGCCAATATTCTTTACGCTCTTTTCGTCCGGAAGTTTTCAAATAAAATGCTTTCAATCCTAGTATTTATTGCTGGGTGTGCATTGATTCATCTTGCGGTGACAAGCCCCAATGGAGATATTATCGGTGGTTGGTCAATAGAGCCTACACAATTACGAATTGGTTTTACGAGATTGCTTTATCCATTTTTTGCCGGACTACTATTGTCACGTATTTGCAAGCCAGAACGCATTAATCATGCTTTTTTTTGGTGCAGTGTGCTGCTTATTACAGTTCTTTCAATGCCTAGAGTAGGAGGAGATCAACTGTGGATAAATGGCCTTTACGATTCTTTATGTATCATTTTCATATTTCCGTTCATTGTTTATCTGGGTGCCAGTGGCACTGTAAAAGGAAAATACTCTTCCAAAATCTGTAAGTTCTTAGGCGATATTTCTTATCCGATATACATTATCCACTATCCATTTATATACATGTTTACATCCTGGGTAATGAAGAATAATATTACCACTTTAAAAGAAGCATTCCCAATTGCACTTTTTATTCTCCTGTCAACCATCATCCTGTCATACCTGTGTGTAAGGCTATATGATGTACCCATAAGAAAATGGCTTATGGCACGGTTTATGAAAAGTTCTGCTAAATAA
- a CDS encoding AraC family transcriptional regulator, which produces MQENIKYCHVPIFDDKSFIYDYVHIVCDEQITFHQHAEWELSYVITGSGTRIMGDFMESFSKGEVVLIPPNIPHCWSFDKNIHDDEGKIENITIIFPDSLFDKCASVFPETKRYISYINQHKKAIKFECDTLHTLQEIMTKMSFQNDMEQLSSLIKLFVVISSSNDTSVVGFCNKQDCNTVRFQEVYRFIANNYQHNISLDDIANYVHMNRSSFCSFLKRTIGKSFITILNEYRIESSCLMLRETTMPITDVCYAVGFNDVPYFYRTFKKLKGETPKDYRRTNNLQSCTVLSTN; this is translated from the coding sequence ATGCAGGAGAACATAAAATATTGTCATGTTCCTATCTTTGACGATAAGTCTTTTATTTATGATTATGTTCATATAGTATGCGATGAGCAAATTACGTTTCATCAGCATGCTGAATGGGAATTATCTTACGTTATAACAGGAAGTGGAACGCGTATTATGGGCGATTTTATGGAAAGTTTCTCGAAAGGAGAGGTTGTTCTTATCCCGCCAAATATTCCACATTGCTGGTCTTTTGATAAGAATATTCATGATGATGAAGGTAAAATAGAAAATATCACGATTATTTTCCCGGATTCATTATTTGATAAATGTGCTTCTGTTTTTCCGGAAACTAAAAGGTATATTTCATATATCAATCAACATAAAAAGGCTATAAAGTTTGAATGTGATACCCTGCATACACTTCAGGAAATAATGACTAAGATGTCGTTTCAAAATGATATGGAACAATTATCTTCTTTGATTAAACTATTTGTGGTAATATCTTCTTCGAATGATACTAGTGTTGTGGGCTTTTGCAATAAACAGGATTGTAACACGGTAAGGTTTCAGGAAGTATACCGGTTTATTGCCAATAATTATCAGCATAATATCTCGCTTGATGATATTGCAAATTACGTTCACATGAATCGTTCTTCATTCTGTTCCTTTTTAAAGCGGACAATTGGGAAGTCCTTTATTACTATCCTGAATGAGTATCGCATTGAATCCTCTTGCCTGATGCTTCGTGAAACCACAATGCCTATAACTGACGTATGTTATGCTGTTGGTTTTAATGACGTTCCGTATTTCTACCGTACCTTTAAGAAATTGAAGGGAGAGACGCCCAAAGATTATAGACGGACCAATAATTTACAAAGTTGTACTGTACTATCTACTAATTGA